AAGTTTCACATTATAAAAGGCAATATTACCATCATTCATCCCTATACTGTTAACAACAGCACTTTAGATATTTCACATATAGACCGTAGAATGGCAACTGCAGCAAACCTTTCTATAATACCTACGACCACAGGCGTTGCCAGGTCCATAGGCACAATTATTCCGGAACTGCAGGGGAAATTTAACGGGATATCTCTTATGGTGCCCACATCTGCAGTTTCTTTAGCAGACCTAAACATAATGATATGCAAGCAGACAAATGTGGTGGAGATAAATGAATATCTAAAAGAGATGGCAGATGGACCGTATAAAGGAATATTGTCTTATTGTGAAAAGCCGCTGGTATCAGTAAATTTTAAGGGTAACCCACATTCTGCAATAATAGACTCTCTCTCCACCATGGTGGTTGATGGAAATATGGTAAAGATGCTGGCATGGTACGACAATGAGTATGGATACTGCAACAGGGTTATTGACTTCATTAAATATATTGCTTCAAAATAAAAGTTAAAAGGCTCTTTATAGAAAAATAGGTAAAAATAAATGCCCCTTTCATGGGGCTTTTTAACAAAATTTATGATATCAATGGCTATGGGTTTTTACTATTTGGCTAAATTCTTATTGATGACATCCCACATGTTGAAACCAGGCATCTGGCTTTCAGAAATTGTACCAATTCTCCAGAATGCGGCACCTTTGAGTCCATACATTCTTATTAGCTTCAACTTCAAATCTATACTGTCACCATCTTCAAACCATATGATGTGTTTCACACCATTTTCCACATATTCAAAGTATGGTGATAGGTTTTTAGAATCAAAATTGTACTGCATACCGCCAAGCTTATTTATTACCTCATCTATCGTAAGTGTACTTGCAGAGCCCCCGTCACTCCAGTCATAACCATAAAAGCCTATGCCAAGCAGGATTTTCTCTGCAGGTATACCATTGTCAATAGCATACTCAATGGCATCATTAACCCACCAGTATGGTGCAATAGGTCCAGATGTTGTAGAAGGATTATGGTAATCATAGGCCATGAGGACAACGTCATCGGCTATGTTTCCTATCTCTTTAAAATTATAACCCTGGTACCATGTTGTCGCTTCTGTCATTGCATGTAATGATACGGTCAATTTCAGGCCGCTTTCAGTGGCATAACCCTTCAGTTCCCTCAGAAATGAGATAAAATTATCCCTGTCATTACTTTCGAGCCCTTCAAAATCTATATTTATACCATCGTATTTATACATAACAGAAGTATCCACAATATTTTTAGCAAGAAAACTGCGCAGGTTAGCATCTGCAAGGACAGGGCTCACTGTTTCCCTGCTGCCAAAAAACATAGCAGAAAGTTTTGTATTACTTTCATCTGCAATGGCACTTACATTTTCATAGCCATCAGGTAATGACTGCTTAATACTGCCATCTTTATCCACATTAAACCACAATGTAGACGCCTCGGAAAAGCTGCCAGCTCTCCTTTCAAATTGCGGATACGACCTTACTGCATAAAAGCCAAGTATGTATCCTCTATATGGTGCGGTTGATATGTTTACCGTATACGTGCTGTTGTCCCATTTGACATCTGCACCCAGTGCCTCAGAGACAAACCTTAAAGAAACCATAGTATGTCCATTGACTACATATGGTGCATTACTTAACTGTCTTTTGACACCATTTACGTATGCATTTATGTCACCTATTTTCAGCTCTATTCTTTCTTTCCCTCTGAATCCTGTTACCACCTTGGTATCAGCATTATAATCCACACTGGCTCCAAGTTTTTCAAAAATATCCCTATAAGGAACCATTGTGCTGCCGTCCTTTATAACTGCCGGCTGTGCGGTCGTAAGGGGTTCACCATCTATATATACTTTTATATTCTGACCTGCATACGCATTTGTAGATACCAGCACAAATAAAATAACACTCATAATGAAAAATATGCTAATATTTTTAACATGATACCTCACTGGTCTATCACCCTCCAAAGACTTTTTTCTACTTTGATTTTCGTTGGTTTTTTATTTTGTTTTATCAACTTCTTGCATAGGTAGGCTAAAACACACACATCTAAATGCTTCTATAAAGCCATAAGCTATATCTAAAAATCTGCAATTAATGTAAGCCCATTGTGTATTTATTAATTATTCTTGAAAATTTATGTTCCAGTCCTTTTTGCTGATTCTTGACTTACTATTTCCTTAAATCTCCTATAGCCATCAACCCAATCAAAAGCGATGTCATCTGAAACTTTTGCAAAATGCTTCTTAGCACATTTTATCTTAGCATCTTCAACCCGTGTCAAGTCTTTCTTTTCTTTATCGCATTTAGTTTCTACAATAAAATACAGTTTGGCGTTTGTGTCATCTATCCTGTAAATAACTGCCCAATCAGGAGAGTAATTGCCATAAGGAGTATCAATCGTAAGACCACCTTTTTTCAATTTTGTAAAGAGCAGTACATCCGGATCTGTATCTAAACTTCTGGCAAATTCATACTCGCCGTCACTGTCAACTTTAATATATTTATATAAAGCCTTTTTAT
The DNA window shown above is from Calorimonas adulescens and carries:
- a CDS encoding type I glyceraldehyde-3-phosphate dehydrogenase codes for the protein MSTRIAINGLDRIGIDILRIISENKEDIDVVAINSTGNPEMDAHLFMYDPLYGVYRGDVKYTDRSLVIDGKEILYFQENDPSKLPWRDLNIDVVIEASGESNSNDAAGKHIYAGAKKVVITSPADNVDATIVMGVNHNTYNPEKHNIISLSSCAINCLAPIAQIMHKKFHIIKGNITIIHPYTVNNSTLDISHIDRRMATAANLSIIPTTTGVARSIGTIIPELQGKFNGISLMVPTSAVSLADLNIMICKQTNVVEINEYLKEMADGPYKGILSYCEKPLVSVNFKGNPHSAIIDSLSTMVVDGNMVKMLAWYDNEYGYCNRVIDFIKYIASK
- a CDS encoding glycosyl hydrolase family 18 protein, encoding MRYHVKNISIFFIMSVILFVLVSTNAYAGQNIKVYIDGEPLTTAQPAVIKDGSTMVPYRDIFEKLGASVDYNADTKVVTGFRGKERIELKIGDINAYVNGVKRQLSNAPYVVNGHTMVSLRFVSEALGADVKWDNSTYTVNISTAPYRGYILGFYAVRSYPQFERRAGSFSEASTLWFNVDKDGSIKQSLPDGYENVSAIADESNTKLSAMFFGSRETVSPVLADANLRSFLAKNIVDTSVMYKYDGINIDFEGLESNDRDNFISFLRELKGYATESGLKLTVSLHAMTEATTWYQGYNFKEIGNIADDVVLMAYDYHNPSTTSGPIAPYWWVNDAIEYAIDNGIPAEKILLGIGFYGYDWSDGGSASTLTIDEVINKLGGMQYNFDSKNLSPYFEYVENGVKHIIWFEDGDSIDLKLKLIRMYGLKGAAFWRIGTISESQMPGFNMWDVINKNLAK